In the genome of Hymenobacter taeanensis, one region contains:
- a CDS encoding Bax inhibitor-1/YccA family protein — protein sequence MENFTPEEQAPTQPEITISAEEAAQVQASFMRQVYGWMAGALALTGGVAMLVGSSPEIIELVAGNRLAFWALLLLEMFVVGYISARAFDMSVSAVTGAFFAYSALNGITLGIIFLVFTADSIASTFFVTGGTFAVMSLYGYFTRTDLSRWGNILFMGLVGLIIASVVNLFWLNSLLYTITSFIGVIMFVALTAYDTQKLKALAFVGLGDEETDRKAAVLGALTLYLDFINLFLFLLRIFGRRK from the coding sequence ATGGAAAATTTTACTCCCGAGGAGCAGGCTCCAACTCAGCCTGAAATTACTATCAGCGCCGAAGAAGCAGCCCAGGTACAGGCTAGTTTCATGCGCCAGGTATATGGCTGGATGGCCGGCGCCCTGGCACTTACGGGCGGCGTAGCTATGCTGGTCGGTTCTTCGCCGGAAATCATTGAGTTAGTTGCTGGCAACCGCCTGGCATTTTGGGCCTTGCTTCTGCTGGAAATGTTTGTGGTGGGCTACATTTCGGCGCGCGCTTTTGACATGTCAGTAAGCGCCGTAACCGGAGCATTTTTTGCCTATTCTGCTTTAAACGGCATCACGCTCGGCATCATTTTCCTTGTCTTCACCGCCGATTCTATTGCCTCAACCTTCTTCGTAACGGGTGGCACATTTGCCGTTATGAGCCTCTACGGGTACTTCACGCGCACTGATCTATCTCGATGGGGCAACATCCTGTTTATGGGACTGGTAGGCCTCATTATTGCCTCAGTAGTAAACCTGTTTTGGCTGAATTCCCTGCTTTACACCATCACTTCGTTCATTGGGGTAATTATGTTTGTGGCCCTTACGGCATACGACACCCAGAAGCTGAAGGCGCTGGCGTTTGTTGGCCTCGGCGATGAGGAAACTGACCGCAAAGCCGCCGTGTTAGGGGCCCTCACCCTGTACCTCGACTTTATTAACCTTTTCCTGTTCCTGCTCCGCATTTTCGGGCGCCGCAAATAG
- a CDS encoding MBL fold metallo-hydrolase translates to MAAARYVRNEQLSTIKPNYPGNKMIGSEYCNGEELYEPSFSTVIRWQLSENPQKEEKKADTWVPEVVDCTAFLQSQEDGLVWLGHASFLLRIEATTLLFDPVLFSSLGLRRRHPLPCRPEDLTNIDFLLISHGHRDHLDEQSVKLLARQNPQMRVFGPLGMSKLVRGMARQLPVQEAGWWQQFTIDWEYMGWENLGQPPFELFYLPASHWHRRGLFDLNTVLWGSFLIRTPDGRTIYFAGDTSMADHFEQIEKQFGPLDIALFPIGAYKPAFMMHMSHTNPHEAAKAVNILRAGHVVPMHYGTFDLSDEPASEPLRELQMVANGQMLRGELHAPAVGEVLRWQDWE, encoded by the coding sequence ATGGCTGCTGCCCGCTACGTCCGCAACGAACAGCTTTCGACTATCAAGCCCAACTACCCCGGCAACAAAATGATTGGCAGCGAGTACTGCAACGGGGAGGAGCTGTATGAGCCCAGCTTTAGCACCGTAATCCGCTGGCAGCTGTCGGAAAATCCCCAGAAGGAGGAGAAGAAGGCCGATACCTGGGTGCCCGAAGTGGTAGACTGCACCGCCTTCTTGCAAAGCCAGGAAGACGGCTTGGTCTGGCTGGGTCACGCTTCGTTTCTGCTACGTATTGAGGCAACTACCCTCCTCTTCGACCCAGTGTTGTTTTCGTCGCTCGGTCTGCGTCGGCGCCATCCTCTACCTTGCCGCCCTGAAGATCTTACGAATATTGATTTCCTGCTAATTAGTCACGGCCACCGTGACCACTTGGATGAGCAATCGGTGAAGCTGCTAGCTCGCCAGAATCCACAAATGCGCGTCTTTGGGCCGCTAGGTATGTCGAAATTAGTGCGGGGCATGGCACGCCAACTGCCGGTGCAGGAGGCCGGCTGGTGGCAGCAGTTTACCATTGACTGGGAGTATATGGGGTGGGAAAATCTTGGACAACCTCCTTTTGAGCTGTTTTACCTCCCCGCCTCCCACTGGCACCGCCGCGGCCTGTTTGACCTAAACACGGTACTGTGGGGCAGCTTCCTGATCCGGACGCCTGATGGCCGTACCATCTACTTCGCCGGTGATACCTCCATGGCCGACCATTTCGAGCAGATTGAAAAGCAGTTTGGGCCCTTGGATATAGCCCTCTTCCCGATTGGAGCCTACAAGCCAGCCTTCATGATGCACATGAGCCACACCAACCCCCACGAAGCTGCCAAAGCGGTAAATATTCTGCGGGCCGGCCACGTGGTGCCCATGCACTACGGTACCTTCGACCTCTCCGATGAGCCCGCCTCTGAGCCGTTGCGGGAGCTGCAGATGGTAGCCAACGGCCAGATGCTGCGCGGCGAGCTGCACGCTCCCGCCGTGGGTGAGGTGCTGCGCTGGCAAGACTGGGAGTAA
- a CDS encoding sodium:solute symporter produces the protein MSPTLILSLIAGYFVVLVIIALLTSRKATSESFFIANRNAPWYMVAFAMIGTSLSGVTFISIPGMVATQSWSYMAVVLGYIVGYLVIGTVLMPMYYRLRLVSIYTYLEQRFGFWSYKTGAFFFLISRAVGAAFRLFLVAGVLQLAVFDGLNVPFAVTVSISILLIYLYTFRGGLKTILWTDTFQTMAMLVCVAVSIYLMADELNLGFAGLVKTVKESAMSQIYFSDPKDDKFFWKQFASGAFITIVMTGLDQDLMQKNLSCRNLQDAQKNMFWFTIAIVVVNVFFLSLGVLLYQFAAAKGIALPVSPATGKVIGDNVFPLLATNHFSLFAGIVFILGIIAVTYASADSALTALTTSFCVDMLDIKQYEEKKQTRVRQLTHFGFSLVLIVIILIFRAINDQSVITAVFKAAGYTYGPLLGLYSFGLFTSRGLHDRLVPYVCVAAPLVTWFINANSKTWWGYEFGFEILILNGLLTFVGLLAISRARVLELNPVA, from the coding sequence ATGTCTCCTACCCTTATTCTGAGCCTGATTGCGGGCTACTTCGTGGTACTGGTCATCATCGCGCTGCTCACGTCGCGTAAGGCTACCAGCGAATCGTTCTTCATTGCGAACCGCAATGCGCCGTGGTACATGGTGGCATTTGCCATGATTGGCACCTCGCTCTCGGGTGTTACGTTCATTTCTATTCCGGGCATGGTGGCCACGCAGTCGTGGAGCTATATGGCGGTGGTGCTGGGCTACATTGTGGGCTACCTGGTGATTGGCACCGTGCTCATGCCCATGTACTACCGGCTGCGGCTGGTGTCAATCTACACGTATCTGGAGCAGCGCTTTGGGTTTTGGAGCTATAAAACGGGGGCTTTCTTCTTCCTGATTTCCCGAGCCGTAGGGGCCGCCTTCCGGCTCTTTCTGGTGGCAGGCGTGCTGCAGCTGGCTGTCTTTGATGGCCTGAATGTGCCGTTTGCTGTTACCGTGAGCATCAGCATTCTGCTGATTTACCTCTATACCTTCCGCGGGGGCCTCAAAACCATCCTCTGGACCGATACTTTCCAGACCATGGCTATGCTTGTGTGCGTGGCGGTGAGCATCTATCTGATGGCTGATGAGCTGAACCTGGGCTTTGCCGGCCTGGTAAAAACGGTGAAGGAAAGTGCTATGTCGCAGATCTACTTCTCTGACCCCAAAGACGATAAGTTTTTCTGGAAGCAGTTTGCCTCCGGTGCGTTCATCACCATTGTAATGACTGGCCTAGACCAGGATTTGATGCAGAAAAACCTCAGCTGCCGCAACCTGCAAGATGCCCAGAAGAACATGTTCTGGTTTACCATTGCTATTGTGGTGGTAAACGTGTTCTTCCTCTCACTGGGCGTGCTCCTGTACCAGTTTGCCGCTGCCAAGGGCATTGCCTTGCCCGTTAGCCCCGCCACCGGCAAAGTAATCGGCGACAACGTATTTCCGCTGCTGGCTACCAACCACTTCTCCCTATTTGCCGGCATCGTTTTCATCCTGGGCATCATTGCCGTTACCTACGCCTCCGCCGACTCCGCCCTCACGGCTCTTACTACTTCGTTCTGCGTGGACATGCTTGATATCAAGCAGTACGAGGAGAAAAAGCAGACCCGGGTACGCCAGCTCACTCACTTCGGCTTCTCGCTGGTGCTCATCGTCATCATCCTGATCTTCCGGGCCATCAACGACCAGAGCGTGATTACGGCCGTGTTCAAAGCGGCTGGTTACACCTACGGGCCGTTGCTAGGCCTCTATTCGTTTGGGCTGTTCACCAGCCGCGGCCTCCACGACCGCTTGGTGCCCTACGTGTGCGTGGCGGCTCCGCTGGTAACGTGGTTTATCAATGCCAACTCTAAGACTTGGTGGGGTTATGAGTTTGGGTTTGAGATTCTGATCCTGAACGGTTTGCTCACGTTTGTAGGCCTATTGGCCATTTCTCGCGCTCGGGTACTAGAATTGAACCCTGTAGCGTAG
- a CDS encoding MFS transporter, translating to MPSDRRLWLLYSIILLDVVIGAAIGPVLPEFVRGLARPQLWMVLGTGIFLGVQLFSAPVLGRLSDGWGRRPILVLSAVGTLLANALLFPVRATLYFANRFSDGLTNGIYATIRAAITDISPPERLFRNLGIEGAIISLGFVLGPMASGAVLTLWEVKPSQQVAYVVALAVTLAALNVGLSLLLRETHTQRTPVRGAELRAELIRAVNPLTLWQRLREQDTPDRGLRPIVLMQVALTLSTGYYTYFVPFISIGELHLDARGIAYFFMFFGVLSVAINYLFYTYLADRLNQRRAIFWLALVGVPILVGYGFVGQSVTRLYVLTALDCLTLSLIQGLLEGLLAQRTTDADRGEIFGLNQAVQGLASFGSTLVLAALSVVDLRLPWLWFACCLALVAWQARQQLRQAELAAALSES from the coding sequence ATGCCCTCTGACCGTCGCCTTTGGCTGCTTTATAGCATTATTCTCCTTGACGTAGTTATTGGCGCGGCCATCGGGCCGGTGCTACCGGAGTTTGTGCGCGGCCTAGCACGGCCTCAGCTGTGGATGGTGCTGGGCACGGGCATATTCCTGGGGGTGCAGCTGTTTTCGGCCCCGGTACTGGGGCGCCTCTCTGATGGCTGGGGGCGTAGGCCTATCCTGGTGTTATCGGCGGTGGGCACCTTGCTGGCGAATGCCCTGCTGTTCCCGGTACGAGCCACGCTGTACTTCGCCAACCGCTTCAGCGACGGCCTCACCAACGGCATATACGCCACCATTCGTGCGGCCATTACGGATATTTCGCCGCCGGAGCGCTTGTTCCGAAACCTTGGGATTGAGGGCGCCATTATTTCCCTGGGGTTTGTGCTGGGGCCCATGGCCTCGGGCGCCGTGCTTACGCTTTGGGAGGTAAAGCCTAGCCAGCAGGTGGCTTACGTGGTAGCGCTGGCCGTAACCCTGGCCGCGCTGAATGTGGGGCTTAGCCTGCTGCTTCGTGAAACCCATACCCAGCGCACCCCCGTGCGTGGGGCTGAGCTCCGGGCCGAGCTCATCCGGGCCGTGAACCCGCTTACGCTCTGGCAGCGGCTGCGGGAGCAGGATACGCCCGACCGGGGCCTGCGCCCCATCGTGCTGATGCAGGTAGCGCTTACGCTAAGTACGGGGTACTACACGTACTTTGTGCCTTTCATCAGCATTGGGGAGCTGCACTTGGATGCCCGCGGCATTGCGTACTTCTTCATGTTTTTTGGGGTGTTGAGCGTGGCCATCAACTACCTGTTCTACACCTACCTCGCCGACCGCCTCAACCAGCGCCGCGCCATTTTCTGGCTGGCCCTGGTGGGCGTGCCTATTCTGGTCGGCTATGGGTTCGTAGGCCAGTCGGTTACGCGCCTCTACGTCCTGACCGCCCTCGACTGCCTCACTCTATCCCTGATCCAGGGACTACTGGAAGGCTTGCTGGCTCAGCGCACTACCGATGCCGACCGGGGCGAGATATTTGGTCTGAACCAGGCCGTGCAGGGCTTAGCTAGCTTTGGGAGCACACTGGTGCTGGCGGCGTTATCAGTAGTTGATTTACGGCTGCCGTGGCTGTGGTTTGCCTGTTGCCTGGCACTGGTGGCCTGGCAGGCCCGGCAACAGCTGCGCCAAGCTGAGTTGGCGGCTGCGCTGTCGGAGAGCTAA
- a CDS encoding class I SAM-dependent methyltransferase, with protein sequence MSLPDSGFDYVAAVYDPLARLVYGRALQQAQLAALTALPTGAPYILIIGGGTGWVLGEALRQRPAAKVLYLEASPQMLRRSQEFLRQHWPTKLAQVEFRLGTEDALRPREQFDAVVTFFLLDLFEPARLRQLIARLQAARRPEAPWLLADFARPATWWHRSLLAAMYAFFGLTTGISARRRPPIELELQRLGLAARPVGSYFGGMVEASVWQ encoded by the coding sequence ATGTCCCTCCCCGACTCTGGCTTTGACTATGTAGCGGCCGTTTATGATCCGCTGGCGCGGTTGGTGTATGGCCGGGCGTTGCAGCAGGCGCAGCTGGCTGCCCTTACGGCCTTGCCAACGGGAGCACCCTACATTTTAATCATTGGCGGAGGCACCGGCTGGGTACTGGGCGAGGCATTACGCCAGCGCCCGGCGGCTAAGGTGCTTTACCTGGAGGCCTCCCCGCAAATGCTGCGCCGCAGCCAGGAGTTTTTGCGCCAGCACTGGCCTACCAAGCTGGCCCAGGTTGAGTTTAGGTTAGGTACTGAAGACGCATTGCGCCCCAGAGAGCAGTTTGATGCGGTGGTAACTTTCTTTCTGCTCGACTTATTTGAGCCGGCTCGACTACGGCAGCTTATTGCCCGGCTACAAGCAGCGCGTAGGCCAGAGGCCCCCTGGCTCCTCGCCGATTTTGCCCGGCCTGCAACCTGGTGGCATCGTAGCCTGTTGGCGGCCATGTATGCCTTTTTCGGCCTGACTACTGGCATTAGCGCCCGCCGCCGCCCGCCAATTGAACTGGAGCTGCAACGGCTAGGCCTAGCGGCTAGGCCAGTAGGAAGTTATTTTGGCGGGATGGTAGAGGCCTCGGTATGGCAGTAG
- a CDS encoding DNA-3-methyladenine glycosylase I, with protein sequence MIIPNLPARSPDGRCPWANHNELLREFHDYEWGEPVAEAGILFEYLVLHTFQLGFDFPVVLKRREGFRELLAGFDPERLARFGEEEIAELLLNPRILRNRRKLEATVQNAQAWLRLRQQVGGEAGLLPFFYQYVGGRALDNRRSEANPVPVSTPQSEAMSQDLKRRGFVMTGPVTCYNILQTAGLVNDHLLSCPRHAECLALAAH encoded by the coding sequence ATGATAATCCCCAACCTGCCTGCTCGCTCCCCCGATGGCCGTTGCCCCTGGGCTAACCACAATGAGCTGCTGCGCGAATTTCACGACTATGAGTGGGGCGAGCCAGTTGCCGAAGCAGGTATTTTGTTTGAATACCTGGTGCTGCACACCTTTCAGCTAGGCTTCGATTTTCCGGTGGTGCTGAAGCGGCGCGAGGGGTTTCGGGAGCTGCTGGCCGGTTTCGACCCGGAGCGACTGGCGCGGTTTGGGGAGGAGGAAATAGCAGAGCTGCTGCTGAACCCGCGTATTCTGCGCAACCGGCGCAAGCTGGAGGCCACCGTGCAAAATGCGCAAGCGTGGCTGCGGCTCCGGCAGCAGGTGGGCGGCGAGGCTGGCCTGCTGCCGTTTTTCTACCAGTACGTAGGTGGCCGCGCCCTCGACAACCGCCGCAGCGAAGCCAACCCCGTGCCCGTCTCTACACCTCAAAGCGAGGCCATGAGCCAGGATCTGAAGCGGCGCGGCTTTGTAATGACTGGCCCCGTAACCTGCTACAATATTTTGCAAACTGCCGGCCTGGTAAATGACCACCTGCTCAGCTGTCCTCGCCACGCTGAGTGCCTGGCCCTGGCGGCGCACTAG
- a CDS encoding phosphatase PAP2 family protein has translation MTKSIRQLLAGVTLFVTEFAITLLLGTVGVVIFLALSREVFDQDAATFDAAAFRWTRQLFGPERQQWVQGITFLASRNFITGMGLLLVAWLLLVRRHRWYSLLVPVVALGSITLNLVLKQFYHRPRPLLPLVSASGLSFPSGHAMISASFYGLMVYLVQAHVRHPALRWGLTTALVALIILIGLTRVYLRVHYATDVLAGFTAGLVWLVVAIPLLQQLEVAAKKRFGKQVQSPEKQPI, from the coding sequence ATGACCAAATCAATTCGCCAACTGCTGGCTGGTGTCACGCTGTTCGTTACTGAGTTTGCCATAACGCTATTACTGGGTACGGTGGGTGTAGTAATTTTTCTGGCCTTGAGCCGGGAGGTGTTTGATCAGGATGCTGCTACGTTTGACGCGGCCGCTTTCCGCTGGACGCGCCAGCTCTTCGGGCCTGAGCGGCAGCAGTGGGTGCAGGGTATTACCTTTCTGGCCTCGCGAAACTTCATCACGGGTATGGGCCTGCTGCTAGTGGCCTGGCTGCTGCTGGTACGGCGACACCGGTGGTACTCCTTGCTGGTGCCGGTAGTTGCGCTGGGCAGCATCACGCTCAACCTGGTCCTGAAGCAGTTCTACCACCGGCCGCGCCCCTTACTGCCGTTGGTTTCAGCAAGTGGCCTGAGCTTTCCCAGCGGGCACGCCATGATATCAGCCTCCTTCTATGGCCTGATGGTGTATCTGGTGCAAGCGCATGTGCGGCACCCGGCGCTCCGCTGGGGCCTCACTACGGCTCTGGTGGCACTCATTATTCTGATTGGACTCACGCGGGTGTACCTGCGCGTACACTATGCCACTGATGTGCTGGCCGGCTTCACGGCGGGCTTAGTGTGGCTGGTAGTGGCTATTCCGCTTCTGCAGCAACTGGAAGTTGCGGCAAAAAAACGCTTCGGCAAACAAGTGCAATCACCTGAAAAACAGCCTATATAG
- a CDS encoding M61 family metallopeptidase, protein MMRKTAALLLLGLPLAFGRPAAAQAPVQYSVAFPNAVHHEARVTVTFTDVPAGPLQVRMARSSPGRYALHEFAKNVYDVQATDSKGKTLSVDKPDPYGWNVTGHDGTVRFTYTLFGDRTDGTYAGIDSRHAHLNMPATLAFARDLEQRPAEVKFELPQGWTVASQLRPDAVKGTYFAPHMQYLMDSPTSLGPQQVRSWQEQGKTIEMQVLHDGTAAELDAFANQTKKVVKEAAAVFGGLPDYDFGRYTFVANYLPQTSGDGMEHRNSTSLTSNRPLRGSGALDNLGTVSHEFFHSWNVERIRPKDLEPFDFERANMSSGLWFAEGFTQYYGELLLRRAGIYTDEQYCQEALSGLVGAMLLSPGAKRYSPVYMSQQAPFVDAAAAIDPNNRSNTYLSYYYIGGANALALDLELRQRYKTDLDTYMRTLWQQQGQFQSNYAPEKPYTLQDLQRVLGQVAKDTAFAGQFFRQHIYGHELPKYEELLAPAGMLVRPARAGQASLAARLQFNADSSATLGTTSVGSPLYTAGLDREDVLLKFEGQKPTNAKEMQKRLAAHKPGDVVQVEVRARDGIRTVPVTLVEDPALEVVTYEQAKKPLTKAQKKFREAWLGSKAK, encoded by the coding sequence ATGATGCGGAAAACTGCTGCCCTGCTCTTGCTAGGCCTACCGCTGGCTTTCGGCCGCCCGGCCGCTGCCCAGGCTCCCGTGCAATACTCCGTGGCCTTCCCCAATGCCGTGCACCACGAGGCCCGCGTAACGGTTACGTTTACCGATGTGCCCGCCGGCCCGTTGCAGGTACGCATGGCGCGCTCCTCGCCCGGCCGCTACGCCCTGCATGAGTTTGCCAAGAACGTGTATGATGTGCAGGCCACTGACTCAAAAGGAAAGACTCTGAGTGTAGATAAGCCTGACCCCTACGGCTGGAATGTAACCGGCCACGATGGTACTGTGCGGTTCACCTACACCCTGTTCGGCGACCGTACCGATGGCACCTATGCCGGCATTGACTCGCGCCATGCCCACCTGAACATGCCCGCTACGCTGGCCTTCGCCCGGGACCTGGAGCAGCGCCCGGCAGAAGTAAAGTTTGAGCTACCCCAGGGCTGGACGGTGGCCTCGCAGCTGCGGCCCGATGCGGTTAAAGGTACCTACTTTGCCCCGCATATGCAGTATCTCATGGACTCGCCTACGTCGCTGGGCCCCCAGCAGGTGCGCAGCTGGCAGGAGCAAGGCAAAACCATTGAAATGCAGGTGCTGCATGATGGCACCGCAGCTGAGCTGGATGCCTTCGCCAACCAAACCAAGAAAGTAGTGAAAGAGGCGGCGGCGGTTTTTGGCGGTCTGCCCGACTACGATTTTGGCCGTTACACCTTCGTAGCTAATTACCTGCCTCAGACCAGCGGTGATGGTATGGAACACCGCAACTCCACCAGCCTCACCAGCAACCGCCCCTTGCGCGGCTCCGGCGCTCTTGATAACCTGGGCACCGTTTCTCACGAGTTTTTCCATAGCTGGAACGTGGAGCGCATCAGGCCCAAAGACCTGGAGCCGTTTGATTTTGAGCGCGCCAACATGAGCAGTGGCCTCTGGTTTGCCGAGGGCTTCACGCAGTACTACGGCGAGCTGCTGCTACGCCGCGCTGGCATTTACACCGATGAGCAGTATTGCCAGGAGGCCCTTAGTGGCCTGGTGGGTGCTATGCTGTTGTCGCCGGGGGCGAAGCGCTACTCGCCGGTGTATATGAGCCAGCAGGCCCCGTTCGTGGATGCTGCCGCAGCCATCGACCCCAACAACCGCTCTAATACCTACCTGAGCTACTATTACATTGGCGGCGCCAACGCCCTGGCCCTGGACTTAGAGCTGCGCCAGCGCTACAAGACCGACCTTGACACGTACATGCGCACGCTATGGCAGCAGCAGGGCCAGTTCCAGAGCAACTACGCCCCCGAAAAGCCTTACACCCTGCAGGACTTGCAGCGCGTGCTAGGCCAGGTAGCCAAGGATACGGCCTTTGCCGGGCAGTTTTTCCGGCAGCATATTTACGGGCATGAGCTTCCTAAATACGAGGAGCTGCTGGCCCCCGCTGGTATGCTCGTGCGCCCGGCCCGAGCCGGACAAGCCAGCCTGGCGGCGCGGCTGCAGTTCAACGCCGACAGCTCGGCTACTCTCGGTACCACCTCCGTTGGCAGCCCTCTCTATACCGCTGGCCTAGACCGCGAAGACGTGCTGCTGAAGTTTGAGGGGCAGAAGCCTACCAATGCCAAGGAGATGCAGAAGCGCCTGGCGGCCCACAAGCCCGGCGACGTGGTGCAGGTAGAAGTACGGGCCCGTGACGGCATCCGCACGGTGCCCGTAACCCTGGTGGAAGACCCCGCGCTGGAAGTAGTAACCTATGAGCAAGCGAAAAAGCCACTAACCAAAGCCCAAAAGAAATTCAGAGAGGCCTGGCTAGGCAGCAAGGCAAAGTAG
- a CDS encoding Gfo/Idh/MocA family protein, which translates to MRTYNWAIMGLGQIAHKFAESLTLLPNARLHAVASRTGAKAEEFAAQYGVPHAVGSYEELLTVPDVDVVYIATPHTEHYANTLLCLRAGLPVLCEKPFAVNTVQAQEMRRVAEEKGVFLMEAFWTRFFPAIHKALEVVASGTIGEVKHLAADFGFVAPYNPEGRLFNPVLAGGSLLDIGVYPLFISKLFLGEPQAIRAVATLADTGVDVNCAMALAYASGATASLFSTIAAQTDNQCILYGTQGQLHLTGRFHAASGIMLKLPNQEPQVIPCEKQGFGYHYEAEHVQQCLTQGLTQSPLLPLQFTQELMQQLDAIRQQIGLRYPMESIGTA; encoded by the coding sequence ATGCGCACCTACAATTGGGCCATTATGGGCCTCGGCCAAATAGCCCACAAGTTTGCTGAAAGCCTGACCCTGTTGCCCAATGCCCGGCTCCACGCCGTTGCCTCGCGCACTGGGGCCAAGGCCGAGGAGTTTGCTGCTCAATATGGAGTACCTCACGCCGTTGGGAGCTATGAGGAGTTACTGACCGTACCCGACGTAGATGTGGTATACATTGCTACGCCGCATACTGAACACTACGCTAACACGCTACTGTGCCTGCGGGCGGGACTGCCAGTGCTCTGCGAGAAGCCGTTTGCCGTGAACACCGTGCAAGCCCAGGAGATGAGGCGCGTGGCAGAAGAGAAGGGCGTATTCCTGATGGAGGCCTTCTGGACGCGCTTCTTCCCGGCTATCCATAAGGCCCTGGAAGTGGTAGCCTCGGGCACCATTGGGGAGGTGAAGCACCTGGCGGCCGACTTTGGCTTTGTGGCGCCGTACAACCCGGAGGGCCGGCTGTTTAACCCCGTACTGGCGGGCGGCTCCTTGCTGGATATTGGGGTATACCCGCTGTTTATCAGCAAGCTTTTCCTCGGAGAACCTCAGGCAATACGCGCGGTTGCCACCCTCGCCGATACTGGGGTAGATGTAAATTGTGCTATGGCACTGGCCTACGCGAGCGGTGCCACGGCTAGCCTGTTCTCTACCATAGCTGCTCAAACAGATAATCAGTGCATCCTGTACGGCACCCAAGGTCAGCTTCACCTTACCGGCCGCTTTCATGCGGCCAGCGGTATCATGCTGAAGCTCCCAAACCAGGAGCCGCAGGTAATTCCATGTGAGAAACAGGGTTTCGGCTACCACTACGAAGCCGAGCACGTGCAACAATGCCTGACCCAGGGCCTCACCCAAAGCCCATTGCTGCCCCTGCAGTTTACCCAAGAGCTGATGCAGCAGCTCGACGCAATTCGGCAGCAGATTGGTCTTCGCTACCCAATGGAGTCAATAGGTACGGCCTAA
- a CDS encoding MFS transporter, with protein MNSKRVLIPLTLGGFGIGMTEFVMMGILPDVAKALHISIPTAGHLISAYALGVVVGAPLMVALTGKLPPRKILALLMLIFAVGNGLSAVAPGYELMLLTRFISGLPHGAFFGVGAVVAGRLAEPGKEAQAVSIMFAGLTIANIIGVPIGTYLGHTFSWRIPFVLIVVVALLTVVSVRRLLPELPARETNLRQEFVAFTRLEPWLIIAITILGNGGFFAWFSYIVPLFTEVAGFSHNAVTILMVLAGVGMALGNLLGGWLTDRMSPLRATTWLLLAMAAALFTIPVAAQHQWSTVVMTMLTGALAFSTAAPIQMLMIRAAKGSEMLASSLSQSGFNTGNALGAYLGGLPIAAGLGYTSPDWVGGALVLGGVGFAAMLVLRRRRQQNQPEQAVAA; from the coding sequence ATGAATTCAAAACGCGTATTAATCCCCCTAACCCTGGGCGGATTCGGCATCGGCATGACGGAATTTGTCATGATGGGTATTCTGCCGGATGTAGCCAAGGCCCTGCACATCTCCATTCCTACGGCCGGGCACCTGATATCCGCTTACGCGCTGGGTGTGGTGGTGGGTGCGCCCCTGATGGTGGCCCTTACCGGCAAGCTGCCGCCCCGCAAGATTCTGGCCTTGCTTATGCTGATTTTCGCGGTGGGCAATGGGCTGTCGGCGGTGGCACCCGGCTATGAGCTGATGCTGCTGACGCGCTTTATCTCGGGGCTGCCGCACGGAGCGTTCTTCGGCGTAGGCGCTGTGGTGGCGGGTCGGCTGGCAGAGCCGGGGAAGGAGGCGCAGGCCGTGTCCATCATGTTTGCGGGCCTCACCATTGCCAATATTATTGGGGTGCCAATTGGTACCTACCTGGGCCACACCTTTAGCTGGCGCATTCCTTTTGTGCTGATAGTAGTGGTGGCCCTGCTTACCGTGGTGAGTGTGCGGCGCCTGCTGCCGGAGCTACCAGCCCGCGAGACCAATCTCAGGCAAGAGTTTGTGGCCTTCACCCGCCTAGAGCCCTGGCTCATTATTGCTATTACCATTCTGGGCAATGGGGGCTTCTTTGCCTGGTTCAGCTACATTGTGCCGCTGTTTACGGAGGTGGCTGGTTTCAGCCACAACGCCGTCACTATTTTGATGGTGCTGGCTGGCGTGGGCATGGCCTTGGGCAACCTGCTGGGCGGCTGGCTCACCGACCGTATGTCGCCGTTGCGGGCTACCACCTGGCTGCTGTTGGCTATGGCGGCGGCGTTGTTTACTATTCCGGTAGCAGCTCAACACCAATGGTCAACGGTGGTCATGACTATGCTTACCGGTGCGCTGGCTTTCTCTACCGCGGCGCCCATCCAGATGCTGATGATCAGGGCCGCTAAGGGCTCCGAGATGCTGGCGTCGTCGCTGAGTCAGTCGGGCTTCAATACGGGCAATGCTTTGGGTGCTTACCTGGGCGGCCTGCCCATTGCCGCTGGCCTGGGCTATACCTCGCCCGACTGGGTTGGAGGCGCGCTGGTACTTGGAGGCGTTGGCTTCGCTGCCATGCTGGTACTGCGCCGCCGCCGACAGCAGAATCAGCCGGAACAAGCTGTGGCGGCGTAG